A DNA window from Robbsia sp. KACC 23696 contains the following coding sequences:
- a CDS encoding secondary thiamine-phosphate synthase enzyme YjbQ has translation MASRHDNAFSAQHPTERGSAPARPIARIDVPTRGTGLVEITSQLRRFMDTQPAGDGLLTVFCRHTSASLLIQENADPSVRVDLEAFFARIAPESRTLYEHDAEGPDDMPAHLRTALTQVHLSIPVDQGRMVLGTWQGVYLFEHRHAPHRREVVLHFLPNS, from the coding sequence ATGGCCTCGCGACACGATAATGCCTTTTCGGCGCAGCATCCGACCGAGCGAGGTAGCGCACCCGCCCGTCCGATCGCGCGCATAGATGTGCCGACGCGCGGCACCGGACTCGTCGAGATAACCAGTCAGCTGCGCCGTTTCATGGACACGCAGCCTGCCGGTGACGGCTTGTTGACGGTGTTTTGTCGTCACACCTCGGCGTCTTTACTGATACAGGAAAACGCGGACCCTTCGGTGCGCGTCGATTTGGAGGCGTTTTTCGCGCGCATCGCGCCGGAATCGCGGACGCTTTACGAACACGACGCCGAAGGCCCGGACGATATGCCGGCCCATTTGCGCACCGCGCTGACCCAAGTGCATCTGTCGATACCGGTGGATCAAGGGCGAATGGTGCTGGGAACCTGGCAAGGCGTCTATTTATTCGAACATCGTCACGCGCCCCATCGGCGCGAAGTGGTCCTGCACTTCTTGCCGAATTCCTGA
- a CDS encoding STAS domain-containing protein: MQANKSLEQFLSTEEENILRDWVAVQTAAGAQRGLIAESELKETSRTFLSLFTKAVTRDYDASLTGENWDAIKSHLVTLSGQRATLGFTPSETAMFVFSLKEPLFKALRARVTEADVLTDALWKLTVTLDKLGLLTVEAYQATRQRIIERQQQELLDLTTPVVRLWESVVALPLIGTLDSERTQVVMESLLESIVSNEAAIAIIDITGVPTVDTLVAQHLLKTVAAAHLMGAECIISGIRPQIAQTIVHLGVDLGNVVTKATLEDALKLALKRVGMNIVREQRVEAR; the protein is encoded by the coding sequence TTGCAAGCCAATAAAAGCCTTGAACAATTTCTGTCCACTGAAGAAGAGAACATCCTCCGGGATTGGGTGGCGGTGCAAACGGCGGCCGGTGCCCAACGTGGCTTGATCGCCGAGTCGGAACTGAAAGAGACGAGCCGTACCTTTCTTTCCCTGTTCACGAAGGCCGTCACGCGTGACTACGACGCATCGCTGACCGGTGAAAACTGGGATGCCATCAAGTCGCATCTCGTAACATTGTCCGGACAAAGGGCGACCCTAGGGTTTACCCCCTCCGAGACGGCGATGTTCGTTTTCTCGTTGAAGGAGCCGTTGTTCAAGGCGCTGCGGGCCCGCGTGACCGAGGCCGACGTCCTCACCGACGCGCTCTGGAAGTTGACGGTGACGCTGGACAAGCTCGGTCTGCTGACGGTGGAGGCCTACCAGGCCACACGTCAGCGGATCATCGAGCGTCAACAACAGGAATTGCTGGACCTGACGACGCCGGTCGTGCGTCTGTGGGAGTCGGTTGTTGCCTTGCCGCTGATCGGCACGCTGGACAGCGAGCGCACGCAAGTCGTGATGGAGAGTTTGCTTGAGTCGATCGTCTCGAACGAAGCCGCCATTGCGATTATCGACATCACCGGCGTGCCGACCGTCGATACTCTCGTCGCGCAACATTTGCTGAAGACCGTGGCTGCGGCGCACCTGATGGGCGCCGAGTGCATCATCAGCGGCATTCGCCCGCAGATCGCCCAGACCATCGTGCATCTGGGAGTGGACCTGGGTAATGTGGTGACGAAGGCCACATTGGAAGATGCGCTGAAGCTGGCATTGAAGCGTGTGGGCATGAATATCGTGCGCGAACAGCGCGTGGAAGCCCGATAG
- a CDS encoding STAS domain-containing protein yields the protein MEKIPVLRLGDFLLVSIQVELHDELALSLQDDLASQITRHKAKGVLIDISALEIVDSFIGRILGHIAAMSKIMDAATVLVGMRPAVAITLVELGMPLTGISTALNIDKGMALLRSRVGDAGDPSSSP from the coding sequence ATGGAAAAGATTCCTGTTCTGCGCCTTGGCGATTTCCTGCTTGTGTCCATCCAGGTGGAACTGCATGACGAGCTCGCGCTTTCCCTGCAGGACGATCTTGCGTCGCAAATTACGCGACACAAGGCAAAAGGTGTGTTGATCGACATCTCGGCACTTGAGATCGTCGATTCATTTATCGGGCGGATTCTGGGCCATATCGCTGCCATGTCGAAAATCATGGATGCAGCGACGGTATTGGTCGGGATGCGACCGGCGGTAGCCATTACGCTGGTCGAACTGGGAATGCCGCTGACGGGTATCTCGACGGCGTTGAATATCGACAAAGGAATGGCACTTCTTCGTTCCCGCGTTGGCGACGCGGGAGACCCGTCATCGTCACCTTAA
- a CDS encoding anti-sigma regulatory factor has protein sequence MQSAEQASAARRVVQDWATKLAFSAIDKTKFVTAASELARNTFVHGGGGYMELSELNIDGRPGLQAVFHDTGKGIPSIDQALSDGFSTSKSLGLGLGGAKRLVNEFSIQSEVGVGTTVSITQWKRR, from the coding sequence ATTCAATCGGCGGAACAAGCCAGCGCCGCACGGAGGGTCGTCCAGGATTGGGCCACCAAGCTCGCGTTCAGCGCCATCGACAAAACCAAATTCGTGACGGCCGCGTCTGAGTTGGCGCGGAATACCTTTGTGCACGGTGGCGGCGGTTACATGGAATTGTCGGAACTCAATATCGACGGGCGGCCCGGTCTTCAGGCCGTGTTTCACGATACCGGTAAGGGGATTCCGAGCATCGATCAGGCGCTTTCGGACGGCTTCAGCACGTCGAAGAGTCTCGGACTGGGGTTGGGGGGCGCGAAGCGTCTCGTCAACGAGTTCTCCATTCAATCGGAGGTCGGTGTCGGTACTACAGTGAGCATTACGCAGTGGAAACGAAGGTAA